The following proteins are encoded in a genomic region of Pseudomonas sp. Os17:
- a CDS encoding OmpA family protein encodes MRKQLMIPALLAMSVALAACSTPPNANLENARTNFSGLQANPQASKVAALETKDAADWMDKADKAYLNKEDEKKVDQLAYLTNQRVEVAKETIALRTAEAKLKDAGDQRARAILEARDAQIKQLQDSLNAKQTDRGTLVTFGDVLFATNKSDLKSSGLVNINKLAQFLQQNPDRKVIVEGYTDSTGSDSYNQSLSERRAGSVQMALIRMGVDPSRIVSQGYGKEYPVADNGSVSGRAMNRRVEVTISNDNQPVAPRSAISRN; translated from the coding sequence ATGCGCAAACAACTGATGATCCCTGCCCTGTTGGCCATGAGCGTAGCCCTGGCGGCGTGCTCCACCCCACCCAACGCCAACCTGGAAAACGCCCGGACCAACTTCTCCGGCCTGCAAGCCAACCCGCAGGCGAGCAAGGTCGCGGCCCTGGAAACCAAGGACGCCGCCGACTGGATGGACAAGGCCGACAAGGCCTACCTGAACAAGGAAGACGAGAAGAAAGTCGACCAGCTGGCCTACCTGACCAACCAGCGGGTTGAAGTGGCCAAGGAAACCATTGCCCTGCGCACCGCCGAAGCCAAGCTCAAGGACGCCGGCGACCAGCGCGCCCGCGCGATCCTCGAGGCCCGTGACGCGCAGATCAAGCAGCTGCAGGACAGCCTCAACGCCAAGCAGACCGATCGCGGCACCCTGGTGACCTTCGGTGACGTGCTGTTCGCCACCAACAAGTCCGACCTGAAGTCCAGCGGCCTGGTGAACATCAACAAGCTGGCGCAATTCCTCCAGCAGAACCCGGACCGCAAGGTGATCGTCGAAGGCTACACCGACAGCACCGGCAGCGATTCCTACAACCAGTCCCTGTCCGAGCGCCGTGCCGGTTCGGTGCAGATGGCCCTGATCCGCATGGGTGTCGACCCGTCGCGCATCGTCAGCCAGGGTTATGGCAAGGAGTATCCGGTGGCCGATAACGGCAGCGTTTCCGGTCGCGCCATGAACCGTCGCGTGGAAGTGACCATTTCCAACGACAACCAGCCGGTGGCACCACGTTCGGCCATCAGCCGCAACTGA
- a CDS encoding DUF4398 domain-containing protein encodes MELKTMKISTAKSSFTSLRGLKLAALALGSSMVLAGCAGNPPSEQYAVTQSAVNSAVSAGGTEFAAVEMKSAQDKLKQAEIAMHDKKYDEARRLAEQAEWDARVAERKAQAAKAEQALKDSQKGVQELRQEGMRSVQ; translated from the coding sequence ATGGAGTTGAAGACCATGAAGATCAGCACTGCCAAATCCTCGTTCACCTCTCTGCGCGGGCTGAAGCTGGCCGCGCTGGCCCTCGGTAGCAGCATGGTACTGGCCGGTTGTGCCGGTAACCCGCCTTCCGAGCAGTACGCGGTCACGCAATCTGCGGTCAATAGCGCAGTGAGCGCAGGCGGTACCGAATTCGCCGCCGTGGAAATGAAGTCGGCCCAGGACAAGCTCAAGCAAGCCGAGATTGCCATGCACGACAAGAAGTACGACGAAGCCCGCCGCCTGGCCGAACAAGCCGAGTGGGACGCCCGTGTCGCCGAGCGCAAGGCCCAGGCCGCCAAGGCCGAGCAGGCGCTGAAGGACTCGCAGAAAGGCGTTCAGGAACTGCGTCAGGAAGGTATGCGCAGCGTGCAGTAA